One sulfur-oxidizing endosymbiont of Gigantopelta aegis genomic region harbors:
- a CDS encoding Hpt domain-containing protein, whose translation MSQSLAILDQQKALERVSGNKKLADDLLAMLIKELPDYKLTIKAELQKQDKEELRKIIHKIHGGLRYLGAPALMDIISQTDYQLFDLSDDQLNSNIETIFMEIDRLLELGKYPE comes from the coding sequence ATGTCACAAAGTTTAGCCATACTTGATCAACAAAAAGCGCTAGAACGCGTTTCAGGTAATAAAAAATTAGCGGATGATTTATTAGCCATGTTGATAAAAGAACTGCCTGACTATAAACTGACCATCAAAGCTGAACTGCAAAAACAAGATAAAGAAGAACTGCGTAAGATAATCCACAAAATCCATGGTGGCCTGCGCTATTTGGGTGCTCCCGCATTGATGGATATCATCAGTCAAACAGATTATCAGTTATTTGACTTAAGTGACGACCAACTGAATAGTAATATTGAAACAATTTTCATGGAAATAGATCGCTTGCTTGAACTGGGGAAATATCCCGAGTAA
- the cysM gene encoding cysteine synthase CysM, translated as MNYPTIEEFVGNTPLVRLQRLPGNTTNQILVKLEGNNPAGSVKDRPALSMIKRAEQRGDIKPGDTLIEATSGNTGIALAMAAAIKGYRMILIMPDNMSEERRGSMKAFGAEIILTPAEGSMEAAIDLSREMEAKGEGIVLDQFSNADNPIAHYLGTGPEIWRDTEGEITHFVSAMGTTGTIMGTSRFLKEKNEMIQIVGVQPEEGSKIPGIRRWPEEYLPKIYSADEVDQLLDVSQDEAETTVRRLAAEEGIFAGVSSGGAVAAALKLSATIENATIVAIICDRGDRYLSTGVFPA; from the coding sequence ATGAATTATCCCACGATTGAAGAATTTGTAGGCAACACCCCATTAGTCCGCTTACAGCGTTTACCCGGAAATACGACAAACCAGATTTTGGTCAAACTTGAAGGCAATAATCCAGCAGGTTCGGTTAAAGATCGTCCTGCTTTGAGTATGATAAAACGTGCTGAACAGCGAGGTGATATTAAGCCGGGTGATACGCTGATTGAAGCGACCAGTGGTAATACCGGAATTGCGCTGGCGATGGCGGCGGCAATCAAGGGCTATAGAATGATCCTCATTATGCCTGACAACATGAGTGAAGAACGTCGCGGTAGCATGAAGGCTTTTGGTGCAGAGATTATTCTAACGCCTGCTGAAGGCAGCATGGAAGCCGCGATTGATCTCTCCAGAGAAATGGAAGCAAAGGGCGAGGGGATTGTGTTGGATCAGTTTTCCAATGCTGATAATCCAATTGCCCATTACTTAGGGACGGGGCCTGAAATATGGCGTGATACTGAGGGTGAAATTACGCATTTTGTCAGTGCCATGGGAACGACGGGTACAATAATGGGCACATCGCGTTTTTTAAAAGAAAAAAATGAAATGATTCAAATTGTCGGTGTGCAACCAGAAGAAGGTTCTAAAATACCGGGTATTCGTCGTTGGCCAGAAGAATATTTACCTAAGATTTATTCTGCTGATGAAGTTGATCAATTATTGGATGTCAGTCAGGATGAAGCAGAAACGACGGTCAGACGTTTAGCGGCAGAAGAAGGTATCTTTGCCGGGGTCTCTTCTGGCGGTGCTGTCGCTGCTGCTTTAAAATTATCAGCCACTATTGAAAACGCAACGATTGTGGCTATCATTTGTGACCGAGGTGATCGATACCTTTCAACGGGGGTTTTTCCAGCATAA
- a CDS encoding YdbL family protein, translated as MKTATNTLRSYPLNHLFALLFFSLTAVSCVTINIYFPAAAAEKAAELIVDDVLKSVRPVDGQKKNSETDVNNSQGLLNFNPANQARPFSTRALVAIVDFFVPTASAAGQANISINTPKINSIRKSMGKRQSKLSAYYNSGAVGFTNNGLIAIVSQKGLSIKQKSTVKKLVKSENSDRMALYTEIATANGHPEWQADIQKTFSKTWINKIASGWMYQNASGQWQRK; from the coding sequence ATGAAAACAGCAACAAATACTTTACGAAGCTATCCTCTTAATCACTTATTTGCCCTATTATTCTTTAGCCTGACCGCAGTATCCTGTGTCACGATAAACATCTATTTTCCTGCGGCGGCCGCAGAAAAAGCGGCTGAGTTGATTGTTGATGATGTTTTAAAATCCGTAAGACCTGTAGATGGGCAGAAGAAAAATTCTGAAACTGATGTTAATAATAGTCAAGGTTTACTTAATTTTAATCCCGCTAATCAAGCACGTCCTTTTTCTACCAGAGCCTTAGTTGCTATTGTTGATTTCTTTGTTCCTACGGCATCTGCTGCAGGACAGGCAAACATTTCTATTAATACGCCGAAAATCAATTCTATTCGCAAAAGTATGGGCAAGCGACAATCAAAACTGAGTGCTTATTACAATTCTGGTGCCGTAGGATTTACGAATAATGGCTTAATTGCCATCGTCAGTCAAAAAGGTTTATCCATTAAACAAAAATCGACGGTAAAAAAATTAGTGAAGTCTGAGAATAGCGATAGAATGGCATTGTATACGGAAATAGCGACGGCTAATGGACACCCAGAATGGCAAGCTGATATTCAGAAAACTTTTAGCAAAACCTGGATAAATAAGATCGCATCAGGCTGGATGTATCAGAATGCATCGGGGCAATGGCAACGTAAATAA